In Vicinamibacterales bacterium, the following are encoded in one genomic region:
- a CDS encoding type II toxin-antitoxin system HicB family antitoxin: MSGRASIVIEKDAHGYYAYCPELPGCQTQAGSVDQAVDRMREAIELYWETLSEEEKRVLVSQEILTTTIEVRVA, translated from the coding sequence ATGTCAGGAAGAGCCAGTATCGTCATCGAGAAGGACGCACACGGGTACTACGCCTACTGCCCGGAACTGCCAGGGTGTCAGACTCAGGCAGGTAGCGTGGACCAGGCCGTCGATCGGATGCGCGAGGCGATCGAGTTGTACTGGGAGACGCTCTCCGAGGAGGAGAAGCGCGTTTTGGTGAGCCAGGAGATCCTGACCACCACGATCGAGGTCCGCGTTGCCTAG
- a CDS encoding DUF433 domain-containing protein, with translation MSLVQSDSSILGRTPVFAGTRVPIKSLFDYLEAGESLDEFLRQFPSPVRVRGRDYHINGSQSRVLATGADTARLFND, from the coding sequence GTGAGCCTCGTCCAGAGTGACTCGAGTATTCTCGGACGTACGCCGGTGTTCGCCGGTACGCGGGTTCCGATCAAGTCGCTCTTCGATTACCTGGAAGCGGGCGAGAGCCTCGACGAGTTCCTGCGGCAGTTTCCATCACCGGTCCGCGTTCGAGGCCGCGACTACCACATCAATGGAAGCCAGAGCCGCGTCCTGGCGACCGGGGCCGACACGGCGAGGCTGTTCAACGATTGA
- the nadS gene encoding NadS family protein: MKDRAFQELLTSVRQAGRIRRGTVKPSRTKVFQPADVRAVRAKLGVSQSEFALMIGVSVATLRNWEQGRRTPEGPALALLRVAVKNPRAVAEALHGRSAA, encoded by the coding sequence GTGAAGGATAGGGCGTTTCAGGAGTTGCTCACGAGTGTCCGCCAGGCCGGCCGCATCCGGCGCGGCACCGTGAAGCCGTCACGGACCAAGGTGTTCCAGCCGGCGGACGTGCGCGCCGTGCGGGCGAAGCTCGGCGTGTCGCAGTCGGAGTTCGCGCTGATGATTGGCGTGAGCGTGGCCACGCTGCGCAATTGGGAACAGGGGCGGCGGACCCCCGAAGGGCCAGCGCTGGCCCTGCTGAGGGTGGCGGTCAAGAACCCAAGGGCCGTCGCCGAAGCGCTTCACGGCCGGAGTGCAGCGTGA